The Solanum stenotomum isolate F172 unplaced genomic scaffold, ASM1918654v1 scaffold31298, whole genome shotgun sequence DNA segment tgaatatttaattatatcatCCATGTGTCCTTTTACGTGCGGGCTTGACTCTTTTTCTTAGGCTAATcacattgattttttttgttgtcgATGATGGGTGACTATGAGGCTATCTTGTACCCAAGACGAGATCTGCTTTGTTAtcatgttgaattgtgtgaTCAGTGATCACCTCGTCTAAAAgttttaagttttgagaaatatcttttaccTCGAAACTGAAGTTGTTCATCCTTGTATTTGGATATATCGATGATCTTCCTGTCGTAGAGTAAATTAAAGGGATTGAAACACTCAAAAAGAAGTTGCATTTTTCGGCATTTGATAGTACATCACGGAGAGTAACGACTTTTGTATTGACAGGAAGATGAAATGCATGAAACTGAAAAAACATCCTCCATAGTAGTCTCGAAAAGTTTTAATGCAAGTGCAACCAAAGGCTCCAGAGTTCACAATTCGTGTGGGGTGGCAGGCAACTTCATTATAATGACAGCGCTCAGGAGCAAGATCCTCACCTTGAGAGATTTGCTTGACTTATCGCCGTGTTTTGGCTCTGCATCCCTAAATGAGGTATTGTTCTGTCACTTTTGATGCAATTCGcagttttcttgtagtgttcAGATAAGAAAAATGACAAGTCTTTTAAACTCCTCTTATATATGAGTAATTTTCGACAGCTGCTGATATTAACACTGAAGGATCTGCATAAAATGTATCCTTCCGTCAACACGAATGTTCCATTGTCAAGTATTGATGGAGCAGGAATGGATCAGGTTACCTATTTACTCACTGAATTGTGTACTTTACACTTAAAACAGTTTTCGTATAGCAGATCGTATCTTTGatcacaaaattgtcatgtttATATTAGGCACTACAATGCTTTTGTGATACTTTGAAATCAATCGGGACAATATGGACGGGTGATGATGAATTCATAATGAAATTGGACGAGGAGTACAGTAATCTCCACAACGATCTAAGACGTTATGGTACGTCTTAATGTTATGTAGACGTTGTTTATTTACCTCTTTGCTCTGAGTAAATTGTGTTATTGTTTCATTTGATAGCTAGGTTGAGTTGGTAGATATGACGtgttttatttacttaattatatcttCAACGATTACTCTTCAGGATTGGTATTGCTTGACGAGATGATCAAACTAGCCACTGAAAGGGTGTTTGATATGATGGACGAGGATGACCAGACGAGAGATGAAAGTCCTTCATCCGATGCATTTGGGAGGGCTCTTCCGGAGTCTCATTCGGACAACGAGTCTTCCCTCTCAAGCCCTCCACCTACCCCAACTTCAGTCCTCTCCTCAGCAATTAGTGCTTCACTGAAGAGTGAACTCAAGGCNAAGACTATCGCTCAGATAAAAAATCTGCCGTTGTGTTGTCAAGCCCTGTGaaacccaaaaataaaagtcaagAAACTTTCAAGTGCTGAACCCAAAAGGGAAAAATTCAAACTAACTCAAATaatacccaaattcaaacaactccttaaataccctaattctaacattaaaattttcaattcacaatcaacaaacacaaattaccaatcaaataatccctaattcaaactaacaatcaaaaaccctaaatcattcacttaataactaacaatcaataaaactaAGTATATTAGTACTCTAATTTTGAGATGCTTCaactaaatagaaacaaaagtaATCTTTTATGTAGGTTCTAAAAATTCACCTTGAGTAAGAAGGCGGGGATGGTGGCGCGAACTGAGAAAGCTGAAATGGAGGCGGCGCCGATCGGGATGGAGACGGCGCGACCTCCTGCTGCTGGACACGACCTTCCTCTGCAGCTGCTCGCGATCTTCCTCTGCTGCGGTCGGGGATGGTGGCGTGGCGCCGGTCGGGGATGGGTGGGGATCGGCGCCGATGGGGGTGGGTCGGGGTTGGGTCAGGGGTGGGGAGTGAAAGTTGACTAAGGTTTTGAAAGTTAGACTTTAGGAATAAGACTTATATACAATGTGTGGTTGGTAAACAAGGATCGATTTTTTAGCAAGGTACAAAATGTATCGTCAAATATTCAATATGATTCCACAAGATCTAGTTTCGTTCAAGTAACGGATTCTAGCCAACTGAAAGGATCTTCTGATCAATCCAGAGATCATTTGGATTCCATTAGTAATGAGGATTCGGAATATCACACATTGATTAATCAAAGAGAGATTCAACAACGAAAAGAAAGATCGATTCTTTGGGATCCTTCCTTTCTTCAAACGGAACGAAAAGAGATAGAATCAGGCCGATTCCCGAAATGCCTTTCTGGATATTCCTCAATGTCCTGGCTATTCACGGAACGTGAGAAGCAGATGATTAATCATCTATTTCCGAAAGAAATCGAAGAATTAACTATATTtagaaatatttaataaatactggCATCATGAAGtcgatattatttaaataaaatattaatttatatataccgACCTCTTCAGGGAGATCAGAAATTGTTGAAGAAACAACAAGATCTTTCTTTTGTCCCTTCCAGGCGAtcggaaaagaaagaaatggttaATATATTCAAGATAATTACGTATTTACAAAATACCGTCTCAATTCATCCTATTTCANtattaattaaacatatatataatattatttaacaatCACgcaaattttgaaataatctccaaatattatttcatactattttttcattagaGGAAAAACAACATTGAACACCCGGAAAATAAGCAGCTTGAAcctaaataaaacaaagaaaaaataatttcaaaaaattgactttcatttctctttttctctcttttggaaacaaaagagaaaaataaaataattgaaagctTGTCCATGGGGATTTTTCTACAACCTTTAGAGGGTCAAGAGTTTGccagaaattttattttactaattttttgagttcttttttttttaaaaaaaaagatcattATTTTCCCCTGTTGGCGAATACCTTGACAAAGCTGAGAGTTACTTTAACAAGGTACAAATTACTAAAGTCCCTGAATTTAAATACTCTCATCTAACAAATAATTCTGTTGCGTAGATCAAAGTAGAAATTGACACATTGGAACGAACAAAAGACGAAGAGGCCAAGAAATTTATAAGCCATAACATTCATTTTGATTTCGGCATCCTCATTCGTATCAAAGAACTAATGATAGATGTTTCCTCAAACTGCATGGAACTTGCCATGAAGGTTAGTACAATGTAGCTAGCTAGTAATATGTCGTATGCAGTATAATTTCTAGTGAAAATAACCGATCCATGATGATCTAGTGAACCTTTTTTTATAGTTACTTGTATGTTGAATCAGGAGAGTAGAGAAGCAAAGACAAAGGAAAACAGAAGAGgtggatcgaaaaatggatcaCGTAAACTGTTATGGAAGGCCTTCCAGTTCGCGTTCAGAGTCTATAGTTTCGCTGGTGGACAAGATGATCGCGCTGACAAGTTGACAAGGGAGTTAGCTCAAGAAATACAAAGAGATCCTAACCAATAGACATATTGTTATACTCAGAAGGCGGATGCATATGGAGCTTTCAAACAATGGGTATGACAATTGAACTCAATATTCTCGACATATGgaatttagatttttaaaaagaagtaatatattttttaaacgcATAATTTTAGAAGTACAATGAGTTCAGTGCTTAAAATATCTCAAAGGGTGAACCTATCaagtttaaatcttgaatcTGCTTCTTCTGGTTCTACCATTTCTTAATAGTAATGTCAATGATGTTGGCGATATGAAGTCATCATGTAGATGCATTTCGGAAAATTTTTGTAGCATGTTCGTAGAACTATATTGTctattcttttataaaataaaagcatAAGAGAGACTTGTAACTTCAACATTTGCCTAATTTAGAGTTGTATAATGTCTCACCCTTCTTTCTTTATAGCTAGATGAAATGCATCTAAGGTACATCAATAAGTAGGTATGAGAGGATTAAAGTCGAATCCTCAAGGACAAATGATTGATTTACCTATGCAAAAATAGATAAAGCCGTTCGATGTATCATAATACTTATGAGTTACGTGTCAAAAAAAATCTCCCaaactatataatataactACTTATGTGTGAATGTTGCTCTAGACCTTACCTTATATTGCCCTACCACTTCTAGTGCAAAACTACAAATGGAGAAATATGGATATATTCCGGTGTAAATCTAATCGACAAGCTGTTACACGTTCATCTGAATTCAGTTACTTTaaataaactttcaaatataagTAATATATTTCGAACCAACTAAATCTGAATAGGAAATTGTAAAATTCTAAATCTgaattcatataaaattaaaatcttaaatCTGTCTCCctctataaatatattaaattataacttTTTGTAAGCCTAACTCTTATAAACATGGCATGCCACACCCTCACACTAAGACAAATTAACCCTTCATCTCATGTTCCTTTTCTATAAGAGAATGCAttgaactttgaaaaatatgtggaaattGAGATACTAATACAAGTTTTTTCCTTTCGAATGAGATAGATTCATATCTGAAAGAGGTTAAcaataaatgttattttaaaattaactgtGTATCCCTTTCTAAGAGGTATTCTAGAAATATTTGCGATCTAGTAAATAACAAACTCGGCACGAAGTTTAAAAAacaaaggaagacttttaaaacttgtggttcaaaatgaattaatgatagaaatttgtgtggttgtaaatcatttcattatgtgtaaaataaatattttatagttaaattattacttaatataaaaatgtgtcattctttttggggcagactaaaaaggaaagtaagtcacataaattggaacagagGGAGTTATATTTAATACCTAATAAAACTATCCCTCCCCCCTCCTCCTCAATATGGCTAtatataacatgtaaaaaaaataaaaattgacaagAGTTTTCATGGATCAATTTAAACTAATATATCAACCCATTTTTAATAAGCTGAAATAGATTGAATTGAGCTAATAAATAGACGAATCAATGAGTAACCCAAATTTAAACGAATCATATTATCATGGGCTGATTTTACCACCTCTAAATTAATCACTCtctcaccccacccccaccccaaaatcaaaacaaCCCAAACCAAAAGAGAGGATGAAAGGAAATTAAAGTAGAAAGAACTTAGAAAGTTACTATTAGGGAGAAGACATAGACTACACACTCTAAAGACACaatagttattttatatttgtcaaacacctcCAGAAGTCACCTTACACATCGGATGGAATTTGAAATCAGGTAAAACACTCATTTCCCTAAAAATCCTTGACAAATACTCCATTACCATTACAAACAGAAGAGGGGAGATGTGATCTCCTTGCCTCAGTCCTCTCTTGCCCTCAAAGTAGTCATAGCTCTCTCCATTTACTCTGACATAGAAGTGGGTTGTAGNATAGATTGAATTGAGCTAATAAATAGACGAATCAATGAGTAACCCAAATTTAAACTAATCATATTATCATGGGCTGATTTTACCACCTCTAAATTAATCACTCTcttaccccacccccacccccaccccaaaatcaaaacaaCCCAAACCAAAAGAGAGGATGAAAGGAAATTAAAGTAGAAAGAACTTAGAAAGTTACTATTAGGGAGAAGACATAGACTACACACTCTAAAGACACaatagttattttatatttgtcaaacacctcCAGAAGTCACCTTACACATCGGATGGAATTTGAAATCAGGTAAAACACTCATTTCCCTAAAAATCCTTGACAAATACTCCATTACCATTACAAACAGAAGAGGGGAGATGTGATCTCCTTGCCTCAGTCCTCTCTTGCCCTCAAAGTAGTCATAGCTCTCTCCATTTACTCTGACATAGAAGTGGGTTGTAGTAATACATGTCATGACCAGCCTAGTAAACGATTCTGGAAAACCAACTCACCATATCATATGCTTTCCTCCACAAAAGTTGCTTGAGTATCATCGACCAAACTAGGGAGTATTGCCTTTATTCTCAAACATAGCACCTTAGATATATACTTGTAAATCACGTTGCAACAACAAataggtatttttttttcatcatagtgatatgcaaaaaattacaatttatagtacttttcatatagtttttgaataactagatttttttatttaaaatatcgaatttatgtaatttaatttaactttaaaaattagtcaaattaactttcgaaaaatgtaacatgacaaataaaagtggacggagggagtagttagGTAGGGACAATAAGTCTGTAGTGACGGAAATTTAGGGTGAAtacttattaaatattaataaataattacttattttaacgATAcctttttttatcatttatagTAATACTATGATAAATCTTCATTAAATGTGAATTATGCATGCAATATAGATGTAttataagtgttttaaaatatattatgtttgtttggtaagaaattggCACACtatattataagtgtattaaaatttgtgctaaatgtattatccatcaataaatcttgtattatatgtgttttataaattgtcctctataatatgtattaaaattgtattataagtgttcaagtgaaaaaaatatgttattgttataaatggtaaatattttcttaatatagcatatttatgtaagtttcccaTATATTTTAGTCTATTTAGAAAAGAATGACcctttaatttcagctttccacgtgatattaggaccacaagattaaaagatattttagtacatttgacataactttagtttaagaccactagattgaaaagtcttgtctatttttttaaactttgtattaagtcaaactagttcattcttttttaaacaaaaagtgcAATGTTAAACTCCAAGGGAAATTTGAATACAACCATGCATCAAGTATTTAAGTTCTTTATTCATGATCACTTGACATTGGAAGACATAGTACTCTTTATATACCATATTATCAATCGTGGTACACAGTAATATTTGACCTTAGctcgaatttttttttttattgtttgaaaCTGGTATCATCATCATGATAACTAAATGTGTTTGGCTTTGACTTGAAATCTCTTTCTTGTTCAAGACCGACGTTATCATCATAATAACTAAAAGCATTTGGCCTTggctcaaattttttttcttgttagaGATCTGCGTAATCATCATGATAACTAGGCTTATTTTTCATTACATCTCTCCAATATTCTCCAATATGGTCTTTTCTCGCATCAATGTACTTCccaagaataaaaataatatatatagattaacCTACCTCCATCATGGAAGCttgcaacaacaataacatgtTTGATGTAGCTCACAAGTGAGATTTGGGGAGGATAACGAGCGTATACATCGTTAatcttatattataaaaatagagagattgtttccaaTCATAAACTGTTGGCTCAAGTAAAGAATATCAAAAAACAAATATGTAAGACAAATATAATAGTATAAAACAATCATGTTGAAAACAATGCGAAACGATAAAAATATAGCAACagtaaataatataataacttaTAAAGCATGTACACTTACTTCCAATAGGGAGGCTTATAAGCAATTAATTATCTAAGAACACTTACAAAGGCAAGTGAAAAGATTAGGATGAGAGCAATATTGTTATATTAATgttattgatgtttaatttgCTTAATCGCGTTGATGCATAGAATAAGCTTTATAGATAGGTTGAGATACTATGATGATACTctcttcgttttaatttatttatttgattttaaattaatacaaaatttaaaaagtataaaaactTTTGAATGTTGTGATTTTAAACTAAACATACGTAGAAGATATGAAAAACATGTCATTTGAAAggttagaattaaagagttgtcaaaaaaaatataattttttaaacagattaataatgaaattaagacaaataaattgaaactacaaaaataattattattataattataataacacCATATTGCAGGCAACACGCTATTGATGTCAAGATCAACATGAGTTACACACTCCGGTACGTAAGACCAAATAATTAAGGATTTTTGGTACATCCAATCATATGtctatatcatcaataaaaatagtttttttttNNNNNNNNNNNNNNNNNNNNNNNNNNNNNNNNNNNNNNNNNNNNNNNNNNNNNNNNNNNNNNNNNNNNNNNNNNNNNNNNNNNNNNNNNNNNNNNNNNNNNNNNNNNNNNNNNNNNNNNNNNNNNNNNNNNNNNNNNNNNNNNNNNNNNNNNNNNNNNNNNNNNNNNNNNNNNNNNNNNNNNNNNNNNNNNNNNNNNNNNNNNNNNNNNNNNNNNNNNNNNNNNNNNNNNNNNNNNNNNNNNNNNNNNNNNNNNNNNNNNNNNNNNNNNNNNNNNNNNNNNNNNNNNNNNNNNNNNNNNNNNNNNNNNNNNNNNNNNNNNNNNNNNNNNNNNNNNNNNNNNNNNNNNNNNNNNNNNNNNNNNNNNNNNNNNNNNNNNNNNNNNNNNNNNNNNNNNNNNNNNNNNNNNNNNNNNNNNNNNNNNNNNNNNNNNNNNNNNNNNNNNNNNNNNNNNNNNNNNNNNNNNNNNNNNNNNNNNNNNNNNNNNNNNNNNNNNNNNNNNNNNNNNNNNNNNNNNNNNNNNNNNNNNNNNNNNNNNNNNNNNNNNNNNNNNNNNNNNNNNNNNNNNNNNNNNNNNNNNNNNNNNNNNNNNNNNNNNNNNNNNNNNNNNNNNNNNNNNNNNNNNNNNNNNNNNNNNNNNNNNNNNNNNNNNNNNNNNNNNNNNNNNNNNNNNNNNNNNNNNNNNNNNNNNNNNNNNNNNNNNNNNNNNNNNNNNNNNNNNNNNNNNNNNNNNNNNNNNNNNNNNNNNNNNNNNNNNNNNNNNNNNNNNNNNNNNNNNNNttaaaaaaaactaattggTTTCAATAGGAAAAAAAGTCCATAGATAATTGCTAGGTAGCTAGGAATGTTTTAGTGCAAACTCTATAGTTAAGTTTTAGTGGGaattctaattttcttttttctttatccCTTCTAGTCTCTAGCAACTTTTGAGAGCTAGGTTAGAATATTTACTTCGCCACCacaaaatcatttaaaagaaaattaaccGGCTAAAAGGAAATCGATTGCATATCATAATTGGTTAAAATATGTACTCTTTTTCTCCCAATTTATATAGGTTAGTTTGACCAGatatgaagtttaagaaagaaagattttttaaacTTATGGTATAAAATAAGTCAGAGATATTTATGTgactataaataattttattaaggataaaattgtcattttaaaaattattaccactaaatatagaaatgtattgtttttttgaaaatgactaaaaaaaaaagtaagttatataaattgggacagaaggAATAGTGCTAGTATTAAATTCAAGAGaaatttgaatacaacaatcaagtaagcaatattttttttattcatgatCCATTTAACATTGGGAGGCACAAAAATAGCAAGAAGACAGTCTCTCACACATAGTACTCTTTATATGCCATATTATCAATTATGGTACACAGAAATATTTGGTCTTGGctcgaaatttttttttaatttgagatCAATGTTGTCATCATCATGATAACTAGATACATTTGGCCTTGGCTCAAaatctttttcttgtttgagaCCAGCGTTGTCATCATCATGATAACTAGATACATTTGGCCTTGGCTCGAaatctttttcttgtttgagaCCAATGTTGTCATCATTATGATAACTAGATACATTTGGCCTTGGCTCGAaatctttttcttgtttgaaaCCAACGTTGTCATCATCATGATAACTAGATACATTTGGCCTTGGCTCGAAATCCTTTTCTTGTTTGAGACCAGGCTCATCATCATGATAACCAGATACATTTGGTCTTGGCTCGAAATCCTTTTCTTGTTTGAGACCAACCTCATCATTATGGTAACTAGATACATTAGGAATTGGCTCAAAAGGTGATTTGTGACAATCAATTTTCTCTTTATGTGGCTGAGGCATAAGATGTTGGATTGCTTTAGGCATTGGCTCATCTTTCATCACATCTCTCCAGTATTCTCCAGGGTCTTTTCTTGCATCAGTGTACTGCCCAAAAGTggggaaaaaaattgtttaatccCAAACTACATATATATGgattaattaattctttatgAGTACATAGTTCATACTTGGCATAATATATGAACATACATTGAAAAGTTAGTTTTATCTGATAAGTAAGTACTCCGATTTTGAGAGTACTTGTACATCAATCTAGACACTTTAACTTGGTCTCAGTTGACAAATTAATAAACACGTCAACCCATCCCCATTGTGTCTCCTAGACACCCAACTCTCACGTCACACATAAATTCTAGAGGTGTCTACATGCATCAATATTTTGTAAGTTGGTGTGTTCAAAATTGGAGTGTTTACGTGAAATAATGTCAAATTTGAGTGTCTGTTTATATATCCGTGTAATTCAAAGAAATTTCAGAAATATATCATTATTCACGTTACATAGGAATAATCAATTCAAATGAAATGATTCTTTTAAGTTGGTTAATAAAGTCCCTAACTAAATGGGCTAAAACTGATAGGTAATTTGTAGAAAAAGTAATCAAAGGTCAATTATGCTAGCTAATTAAAAAGTAAACATGGATTCTTTTTAATTAGACTTGGTAACCATGATGTTCGAGTCAATTTACGTGCACCACGATTGATTCTACAGAATATATATTATCTCTCATTaacaacaaatattaaataactttatcCACTAAAGACAGAACAACTTATATCATCTAAGAACACTTACCAGGGCAAGTGAAAAGAGCAGAATGAGAGCAATATGTGATTTCATAACTTTAAAAGTTGTTGTAATTGATGTTTGCTTAATCACTTTGATGCATAGATAAGCTTTAGATATAGGCAGGTTgggatataataataatataattgtaattataataaaaccaTATTATATTGCAGTTAAATAACAAGGTTCAACATGATTCACGTACACCTGTATAGTACATAGGaccaaaataattaaagaattttgGAACATATATCAAGATTATATGTCTctatatcataaataaaaatatctttttgattgaaaatatagtgcaaataattattattactcctaataaataaaacataggTAGTGTAGTAATCAATAGTCATCATCCAAAAGAAAAAGCTACTtctctctgtcccaatttatgtgacttactttcctttttatgcagtccaaaaaaaaaatgacacatttctatattaaataacaatttaactataaaatatcaattttacccttaatgaaatgatttacagccacataAATTTTTATCGtttattttggaccacaagttttaaaaattttcctttcttttttaaattccaTGCTAAATCAAATTACCTcgcataaaatgggacggaggaagtaataaGGAGTCTTTCACACTgtcataattaattattgtcgACCAAATCTTTTACTATATCTTATCATATTTTGATATGATTGCTATAAATACATTATTATAATATGTGATACACTTCTTTAGAAATCAAACGGTTTAAGTTGATCaaaaatttatgtatgaaatcttcattttttttaaaggagatttatatatttataaattacgtaaaaagtacttaagtcacaataattgatcattcaaaatatttagaagatat contains these protein-coding regions:
- the LOC125851978 gene encoding organ-specific protein P4-like isoform X2, which encodes MKSHIALILLFSLALYTDARKDPGEYWRDVMKDEPMPKAIQHLMPQPHKEKIDCHKSPFEPIPNVSSYHNDEPGLKQEKDFEPRPNVSSYHDDDNVGFKQEKDFEPRPNVSSYHNDDNIGLKQEKDFEPRPNVSSYHDDDNAGLKQEKDFEPRPNVSSYHDDDNIDLKLKKNFEPRPNISVYHN
- the LOC125851980 gene encoding uncharacterized protein LOC125851980 yields the protein MFFIIFILLLNCLNFLYYSAKSWFLFVKTKKAEFFLIRNCYFYWLQMQSGECSVVAPHSPPWKFSTFEEDEMHETEKTSSIVVSKSFNASATKGSRVHNSCGVAGNFIIMTALRSKILTLRDLLDLSPCFGSASLNELLILTLKDLHKMYPSVNTNVPLSSIDGAGMDQALQCFCDTLKSIGTIWTGDDEFIMKLDEEYSNLHNDLRRYGLVLLDEMIKLATERVFDMMDEDDQTRDESPSSDAFGRALPESHSDNESSLSSPPPTPTSVLSSAISASLKSELKAKTIAQIKNLPLCCQALSLFSPVGEYLDKAESYFNKIKVEIDTLERTKDEEAKKFISHNIHFDFGILIRIKELMIDVSSNCMELAMKESREAKTKENRRGGSKNGSRKLLWKAFQFAFRVYSFAGGQDDRADKLTRELAQEIQRDPNQ
- the LOC125851978 gene encoding organ-specific protein P4-like isoform X1 codes for the protein MKSHIALILLFSLALYTDARKDPGEYWRDVMKDEPMPKAIQHLMPQPHKEKIDCHKSPFEPIPNVSSYHNDEVGLKQEKDFEPRPNVSGYHDDEPGLKQEKDFEPRPNVSSYHDDDNVGFKQEKDFEPRPNVSSYHNDDNIGLKQEKDFEPRPNVSSYHDDDNAGLKQEKDFEPRPNVSSYHDDDNIDLKLKKNFEPRPNISVYHN